TGAATTTCCATGAAAcattaaaggttttttttttctagattcaaaaatatattcgataatttcataacaaaaacaattttccataattgttttaaaaaatatgtttcatGAATGCGTTGattatttttaccaattttttttttagaaatcgtttttaaaaataattatataaatatgaataaagatttaaaatatgcaatatgataaaaagttattttttaaaaaatataaaaaatagattggAAATCTATCAAGCTCTTGAATAAATAGaaaacatgataaaattatttctgaaaattaagataaaagcaaataaaataaaaaagtaaagacagaaaagaaaataggatTCATCAGACTGAAAATCAGAGGTCAGAGGAAGATGAGTGCAATCGACCAAGAAACAAACATGTGGGTTTCAGAagtagtatttttattttttcccattttgtaCTCAGATCTTACATCTATGGAATCTCAATGCCTCTTTCCAAGTGATTGTCCAAATCCCTAACTGTTGCTCTCTCAAGGCTTTTCTTGGATTCATACTTGTGGGTGTAGGTCGTGTTTCCCCGACACTGTCGTACGGGAAGTGAAGAGGTGAATGAAGGGAAAGGGGAGACCAAGAGGTCAatggagggagagagagagagagagagagagagaggagaccGAGGGGTTCGAGGTGAAGGAGAAAAGGACGAGAGAGATGGAGTGGTGAAGGGGAGattcaataaaataaaggaGACAAGATCTTATCAAAATCTATATGATACAAACGCTGAGAAAATGAGACTCTCACACGTGTGGATGATCTGGGAACATGGCGAAATGGGTGGACTCCCTTGCTGTTTGCCTCCTTTTCCATCTAGGCCGACTCTGATTTtactgaattttattttattttattttttatgtgttgGGAAATCCCATGAGATGTTGACTCATGACAGTAAAAAATATACATGACTTTGGAAACCATCAAAGAAATTGTTTAACACATGTTTGTTaacggttttttaaaaaaagtttttttataacGAGAGcttgaaatattttaacttatttttaatattttaaatatatttttaataaattttatgtctattacttcatttttaattcttctacatttttttataattaaataggttatttaaaattatttttatttatgttttttaaaacaaaaaaaataactttcaattaTCGAACATGTTTCTTCTGACTttctattataaataataaaaaatcattttcgaaaataatcatcaaataaacttatcacaattttttttagaatgaacttgtttttaaacatataatatgaaattgagattttatgaaaaattttgaatgttGTCTTTTTAAtaccatataaaaaatgtaacaaaaatgacgacatatatatatcaatgtCAAATTGGTCTCATTGTTTTGGTTATATTTCTTTGTACTATAGTCTCGTATATTTATACCCTTATTTAAAGATTCCAAATTTAtcattgtagacccccattttggggcaCTTTCTTTCTCACCTTTCATGCAGGTTATTTGGCCAGGTGGCACGATCCCGGGAGACCACGTGGCGTCTTTGGAGAGGCTGACAGAGAATCAGTTAGTGCTTTGAAGAGCTATCAGAATTCGACACCTGTAAAGGGGATTTGGAAAGCTGCAGACTGTAGAGGTAGGGGACCCCAGCTGAGAGCAAGAGGTCGTTTGCATGAGGTGTGCAGCTTAAGGGGGTGGTTGGGGAAAGCCATGCTGGCTGACCGGTGAATAGGAGGACAGAAGAGTGGCTTACAAGGAAAGACACCagaaaaagaaagggggaaGACAGCATGGTAGGAGAACGAAAGAAGGAGAGGAGAGTTCGAAGGGGGCTGGGGAAAAGAGGTGCGGATCTGGGCATCTTCCAGAAGGGTCATAAAAACAGGGGCTCGAAGTCAGGTGAGCTTCCAGCTGCGAGGAAGCTTTTCAGGTATGGACCCTATTTATTaccttctctattttgtttttggatatCGATAAGATTCTATTTTGGTGTTTGGATGCGAACATTGGAGATTTTACTATGTTCTTATGGAATCTGAGTTTGTTTGCCTCCATGTTGTGCTTGATTTCTAACTTGGCTTTCAACTTGTTTACATCGACTATTTTAAACTGCTCTCTTCTGTGTCTTGATTGTTTGCGGGTTATCCTCGATGCCTGGAGTATACTTACTCATTCTCTCTGTTCtgaaaaattttgagagaagatTTATCACATGCTTTTGATTTGTGGGGTCGTGCctgcattatttatttatttatttatcattccactcggggaagaattctgtccggccgatgtcccaccttctccggatgtcttacatccggaattctgtccgccgacatcccaccttctccggatgtctcacatctggaattctgtccggccgacgcccccaccttctccggatgtctcacatccggaattctgtccgcccgACACCCCCACCTTCTCCGAATGTCTCACATTCGAaattctgtccgccgacgtcccaccttctccggatgtctcacatccggaattctatccgcCGACATCCCActttctccggatgtctcacatccagAATTATGTCCGGCCGACACCCCTACCTTCTCCGAATgtctcacatccagaattctgtTCGCCGACGTCCCACATTcttcggatgtctcacatccggaattctgtccacCGACGTctcaccttctccggatgtctcacatccggaattctgtccggccgacgcccccaccttctccggatgtctcacatccggaattctgtccagtcgacaattcagattccccggaCAGCTTGACTCGTTAGACACTCGTgattcgccggatccatttccgcccgcaatcttctactcctcttgattttaataggcCTGAatgtttttttcataattccggaataatggaatctgtgatattaattcatgcaaaataaatgggttttggtgggagcccgacatatgcgactttataattgattgatttagttGTCATGCATGATTGTTTTTATTCTGCCATATGACAtgcttgaaattattctttaattgtgcactaacctcacttttTGATAAGTGCATTGTGGCTCGTCACCCAGGTACGTATCTATTCCCATTCTGGTATTtttatatgcatgttttgatttttatatgtGCATGATAATTCTGGGTATTCACTGTTTTACTCGTCCATtaccatgattgcttcattttattagtagagacccgactttagggacttagaagggtgttacagtttttaccgtaccttcttgataagtaacctgacccccgaacccgatccggtttttcgcagatcgctttttccaaaataaggagtcgcacttagggtttttctttcttattttgtttaccctttaaaaataaaacaaaaataagtggcgactccaagtcaattttttttcaaccaaataaatgaatcaatttttcaaaaataaaaattgaactcGCCAtagagtgggaaacgcatgagccaaaatacggggtccacaatcATATATTTAAACGACTtagattaaattttgatatgatatgGTACCATAAATTTTTTCCTAACTAAAATGGGGAACTTAGCAATTAATGCATTCACCCATATGCCTCATTACTAGATTTTATTCCAATAATGCTTCAAAGGttgataagaaaattaaatgctCTGAATTCCTATACCATAAAAATGTCTGGCATTAACAATCTACCCACTGAATTTACCCTGCAGTGTGGCCTTTGTGAACTCAATTCCAGGCATTATTGCTAGACAAAGCTTTGAAGCTAACTCAGGTTTTTCATATCAGGGTGTCCTCTTTCTGAGCCCCATAAATTACTCAAATATTCAGAATAGTTAAGAaccactttataattttacctAAAGGGCATCATTTATGGTTAGAGATAGTACTTTCCCTTGTACCAATGAGATTAAGATTTAGAATTTTgttgaaatcttaaaaattatggcatattttttaactttaatttctCTATTATCTGTAATGATTAGATGTTTTAAAATCAATGAACCacttttttaattaagtaattaaatattagggaattttaaaatttaattttaggaaGTAACTTCTTTTGACGAGGGGATTTATTTGGAtcagtaaaaataattttgcacaaaaaaaaagattttacaaaatctctctataaataaaaaaatgataaaagtgCTACACATATGATCTTTACATTTCAACAAATTCATTCGATTATAAATTAGTTATGATTcttgattgatttttaaaattaaaaacatatttttattgtcGTCTttcaaattatgataaatatgaaaaaatttcaaaaagatatattattttatccaaaaacattactacaaaaattatatctcgtaatttatcaattttaataaaaattttatgttttctttatttttctatttactaATTTTATAGAACTTTAACGTGTACAAAGagctttaaaaatattttcatattcaattgtTACTCGTAccaatatttataaaacaaatatcctaaaattggttaaaaaacacaatcaattattagaataaattcttagaaaattctattatttattagaaaattatcaaacatatttttagagTCCTAAACAAGGCCTTTTTTTgccatttttataaattttcaagtcTAAAATAAAGCCTGCAAAATGGGTCTATAAAAGCAGGACTAGTTTCTTCTTTACGCTCTCCAAATTGAGAGAATCCATTGATTACAAGGACAGTCCTTTGAGTCTTGTGAGATTTTACTCAATAGAATAATGGGATGGTAAGGGGTCATGTGACCCCATATTTATTCACACACACCTTATTCTGAGCTTCCAAACGGACCCATTCATGAAGAGGTGGGGTTTGAGCTTGGTTGGGTAAAGGTCAACCCTTAATGGCACCATGCCCCAATATGTGACATAACAATCCATGCACCCTTATGAGTCCCAATCAACAACCATGCATGATGCACCTACATAGAGTTCTCATGATTCCATGCATGGGTTTACAATATATTTCTATTAACATGAAACCCTTAATTTATAgcctaattttaaaataaataagcgAGTAATCTTATCAAAAATGAAGGATTTGAtactatatattaaataaaatattagtcgATAAGATTAGTTTTTATACTATGTTTGAGCTCGATCTTAAAATTAAGCTGGATTAGATAGAACTTGTAAGAATTTAAATCTAATgtgggaaaaaacaaaaaaaaaaaaaaagataggttaGTAAGAGCATTGACgataaaaaaatactatcaaagtttagaaaaaacttaatacttaatttgGTGTTAATTACCTTATTCTATAGAGCATAACTTAAGTCTTAATCAATTGGGTTTTCAATTATTCCCACCATATCACACTTCTAACTCACACCACTTTCTATCCACCTTTTTCTCTCAGATCTCACACTTGTTAACTTGAGTCTCAATCAAATAAACTTTAAGATTACACTCTCATCATCAAATGGATAGGATTGCCCACCAACCACTTAAGCTCACTCTCTTCACTCTACTTAATTTGATagacttattattattattttttaaatggttatttatttattggtttcAATAGTGGGTATACCAACCACTCCAACACACTCTTATAAATTTATCAATGGCCTACCTACCACTTAAAAGcttaaaattttagtaattcGATGCCAAAACTTTTGTATGAAGCTTAATTTGAAATGACTTTTAAATCATGGGCTTTGAATCTTCTTTACAAAAAGAAGACAATGCCCACTTAAAAATAGGCATGGATAAGAAACCATTAGAAAAAGCTTAACCCATGGGAAAGAAAGAGAACCTACTATAGGGATAAGCttttttgatcttttttataactctatattattaaaaaaaaaaaatttataaatatcttTGGAGTTTCTCTAGAGTTAGAATCTAGCTTTTTACTATAGTGGTGTGGCACTTATGGGTTTTACAGTTTCTTAATGGGAGTAATTGCTCTCCCACTCCAACAAAGATTGAGTCTCTTTGAAGTTAAGAGGGAAATGCTATTccacttatatttttatattaataatttatcgaTGGATAGAATGCCGATACTTATATTGCTAATATTAACAAGGATATTGATAATATTAAGCAAACAAACAAAGTCATTttgatatgttatttttaataatcgGATTTTCGTCGGGATATAATCAAAGGTTCAAGtacattccttttttttttaatgaaaaatgggaaagaaaaaaaaagattgaatttttttgggGTTAAATATTCTAAATGTTAAAGAATAGTTGAGTGCCCTCTCCAAGGGTACAAGGGAAGTAAGATTCAACAAAGCCACTCAGTGACAGCAGATGAGGCAACCCTgactaaaaaacaaaaggaatcaTGACATTATTGTATTGAACTCATTGGTAGTCCAAGGGGGAAATGAATCTAATCCCAATTATAAAATCCACTGacacaatattttgatttttaattttcatttcctacacataaaacaaaaataaaaataaaaataaaaagagaccCACTCCATGAAATGGGtcacattattttaaatgtgGGTGAGGCCAAATTTGAGGGATCACCCTAAGATCTGCTCCTCTTCCCAACATTGTCTACTTCAGGTGGTTTCAGAGGCCAAGTGACTCATAATATTCCAATATCAACAGACAAATAAATATCTTTCCATAGCTtccatatatttcaaaatatgtaaatttacccacatatgatatgatatgatagtATATATAAATCTATGGACAACACAGAAATAAATGAAGGCAACTTTATATGACAATTGCGTGACAGATTCTGAAACTATTTTTGTCCCCTTATGTCCGTGatgctatttttttgtttttctttttgttttggcaTGATGGGGATTGCATTCTTTACCTTGAGTTGTTTCTTACTTTGGACAACATGTGAatggaaattttaatattaagatAAATAGCTATTTAATAGagtcaaattattaaaaatcattcatgtATGTATGATACATGCAATGATGTAGATGGGAATAAGGTAATTTGTTATTGATTAGTTCAATGATATaacatcattttttaattttagggaATTGGttttacaaagaaaattaaattattaaaaattgcattttaggaaaaaaaaaatgagtgtttaatgaaatttagaaaatgtttttgaaaatttgaaaattatttatgatattttatgtaaaaatagaCAATAAATCATTCTTTTAAAGGACTAAAATGATTCATGCACAAATACTTCCAAACCCAATATAAGAGTTTGTTGGTTGTGtgattaaaaaactattctttttgtttttaaaaacaaaagactgttcttaaaaattcataaaagtgTTTGATCGTTGTTATCtgataatggtttttaaaaacaaaatagaaatataaaaaaaaccataaaaaataaataaaatagaaaatgatatcaattttttttttctcttttcactaTTTAACATCAATgctaaaaatctttaaatatgatCTTCATTTAAATTacacatgtttttttaaatttatttatttttttaaaaaaatattcattaaatgaataaattttaaatctaactATATTTGATacgttaaaaattatttttaaaaataatttattaaattttttttttgttcttgaacttaaaatcagttttttaaaacaagattttgaaaatatggcCACCCGGGCCTAACTCtctcaaaataatttacaaagacATTCTAAATTATCCACAATTTGTCAAACATTAAGCCAAAAATTGATGCTGTAAACTGCATTGGATTCTATTTTCTTAAATGATGCCCACGGCAGGAGTAGGCCAAGGTATAGCCAGGTAAGACCCCTAATTTGGGGTTAAAGaagaaaacatttatttaaGCTGTACAATTTTGTCTCACACAATGTCgttatatcaatttgatgataaTGGGTTGGGAAAGTATATTCCACCCAACTAATAAGTAGGGTAGTTCCAAAGTTTGAGAAAAGAAATGTATtataaaagggaaataaaaaacaatgagaAAGACAGAAAGCAACAAGTTTGGGACCATATTGAATGCAAATGAGGAACCACTGGCTCTATGCTATGCGAACACTGGGGAAGAAGTACACAGTGTACCACTCTTTCTCGCCCACCAAACAAACCTACCACAGGAAAGAGGAAAATTCATGAGAGCTGAAAAGGTGAATGTTACTAAGGATAAAAGATGGATTTTCTTTTGGTTTCagtggggtttttttttttttcggtaGTTTCTTTCACCATTTATTTAATGAGATTTAGTCATGGAAAATATTGAACTGTTCCATTGCATTTGGGTTCATGAGAAGGGTCCAGCCTGTCTTACTGTTTGGCAACATCTCTTGTTTCAatggaagagagagaatgaaCACATCATTATTAGATATTTAACTGGGAAATACAGACAGTTAAGCAAACCTAAGGTTGGTTATAACAAAGGAGagttaactaaaaaaaaggGATAATAATGAAGATGAAAAGCTAACGACCGTTAACCAGAGGACTAACGGCGGCTTCCTTGACCGGACTCGGTGGGAGACTGGACTTCCCCGAAGCAACAAGCCGTTGCACAAACCTTTCGATTCTCTGTCCGTTAGTCTCCGTCAACAACCGCTTCCCGCCAAACGGCAACGATTCCACGCCTCTTTCCTTCAACACCTCCTCCGCCATTCTCGGTTCCACTTTCTGTATGCCGAAACCGTTCGCCTGCAATTTAACTCCTTCCTTTAGTCACAGCTAGCCGAATTacaaatggaaataaaaagaaaaagcgAGACAATGAGACCTGAATCATTGATATGATCTATTTGTTGTACTGCATTTTGTGAAGAGACTGGACTGAGTATTAAGCAGATACGAGTGGCAAAGAATGAATGGTATTTCTGAAATTCAAAgcttttattccttttttttttgtccttattttcctacattttctcaggAAGCAAACACAGATTTGATTCGAAATAAAATATACCTGAATTCTGACGTAGTCGGTACGGTTCCAGCAGAAGGCGTTCCCTAGCATCTGGTCTACGGTTTCCGAAACTCCGTCGAGAACAATGTCGACAACGGTAGACGTCGAGCACTCGCCGTCACGACGGAGTCGCCAGCGAGACGGATCGGTTAGCGAACCGTTACCCAACGACAGAACTAGCAGGTCTTCTACGCCGTTAACGGATGGGAAGTCGCGCTTGTTGTGGAGGACATGAGTGACTGCCGCGGCAGTGGGATTATTCATGACAAGACCCCCGTCGACGGCAGAGCAAGAGGTTTTTCCGTCAACCGACGTCAACGAAAACGGCTTGAACATGCTCGGAGTGGCCGTCGTGGCACGGCAGACCTTCCAGAGCTCGAAATCAAAGCTAGGGGATTCGGACGCGTCGGCTCGTGAGAAAACAAACGGTGCAGAGCTGTTGAGATCAAAGCAAGGGACAAGGAGAGGCTTACAAGTATCCTTCAACGTTAAAACCTTCCCATCCTCTCTCCTCAACGCCTCCTTCAACACCTTATCCATACTCCTCCCGGAGAACCTTCGGCGCCTGCGAAAGACCCCAACGTGCTTGATCTTAAACATCTCACACTGCTTCTCCGTCAGAAATTTAACAGCTTGTTTAGCGCTAAACAATGGCCGCCCAGAACCGTCATCCGCAGTGAGCATTGCAGCAAAAACAGCACCGATTCCGGTACCAACAACGACATCGAAGAAATCAACAATGCGAGAGTGCGAATCGCCAGTCTTGAGTTGGATCTGGTCTTCAAGGTGAACCAAGGCGGCTGCGGCAACAACGGCGGTGGTTCCGCCGCCGTCGATGCTGAGAACTCTAGTCTTTTTACTACCTTCGCAGTGAGACAGCCATTTCTGCTCAAGTTTGGAGAAGATCTCCAGCGTCACCTTGCTCAGCTCCATGCCGCGTAACACCTCTGTTTGGACAGCGAGAAAAAGAGACGAGACAGCAAAGAAAAATCAGTCTCAGTTATAGAAGCCGTGCACAACGCTATCGATCACACTTTCTCGCTGAGAGGCATTAATGGCggaaaatttctcaatttctcTCTCTTAAACAGACAcactccctccctctctctctctctctctcaaattttGCAAGGTTGCGATTAAAGCAGGAGTGAAGATGCCTTTGAGTGTCTGTGTATTTATATAGTGGCAATTTTTgtgttgtaaatatttttttaacaccAGAGTCTACGTGTTTCTGCTGTCCACGCACGTGCATCAGCGCGTGTTCTCCTCGGGTTGTGGGCAGCGCCATTAACGGCTTTTTAGTCGCTTCGCTCTTCCTAAcaaatcttttgtttttccgtgtttttaacttttttcttttacaccTTTTCCTGATGTCTGAggattttgtcatttttatttttgccattttttggaatttgaggaataaaatttttacactaatatgtttttttttataaaaaaaaatcatcttttaatatctttccaaatttcttgacttttaaaataaattttatcttccattttgaaaaaaagaaaaaagaaaagaaaaaagaaactaacCAAAAtcagttttaatattttatttaatccttttataaaatttttaaaaataagtgaaatgaatttgagaaaacataaaaaataattaactttaaaacaaattttaattttcttctatttttatttttattaatattttccttcaaaattatcacgaaccaaataaaaaataaggataaaaaataacaaaaatgttaaaagatcTTTccttagataatttttttaataatttaatttttcatctcTTAAAAACATCCCcaatcaaacaagaaaaacaattttaaaaaatttcctacgttttttatttccttatatattttttttcaaattttcctaaaaatcaaatataaccttaattaTCACAGAGAATGATTCATGCTCCATTTATTAcccttattttaatattaaaaatattactttacaaattaaataaataaaagtcatatttaattctcttttattatgtatatatataatcctTAGTGGAAGCATCCATCCCACATTGAATGTTGATGCTATTTTAATTGGAAGTATTTATATGATACCTTGTTAGATGAAAAATTAACTGTTCTCCCTTTTGAGCCTCTTTGATATCCATTCATTCATTGATGCTGCAAAGTTCTTTGCAATTAAAGAATGGTGTCTTGCCAGCCTTTGCAGTGGGAGCTCTccatttttgtgtatattttgaTGCTCTAGAAATGATCCAACACTCCCATAGTCAAATTGAATGTACCTTTCTATTGTGGGAGATTGCTCATGGACCAACACAAtaccctctccctctccctctctccttcTCTCCAAATCTATGGGTTAGTTAGGAGAAGCATAAAAGTGGATTGCATGCATTgactttttcttaattaaggaaaatttttcctttaattGTAGTAGAAAAGGAGACCCAAGATTGAAGCATCATAGGATTCTAAAATGAAGAGCATCATTTCATTAGAAAGAGACATTAAATTAGGCATTAATTAACACTAACTTGGCTGGCTAAGATAGGCTAGAATTTCATTACCCATGTCTGTCCTTAAAAGGATCACTTGGCCTTCCCATTAATTCATGATAAAAGGATCACTTGGCCTTCCCATTAATTCATGTTAAGAAAGAGACATCTTCTCTTATATTGAATGTCCTTCATCggttttcataacttctaaACAACTCTTaggtggtatttattttttggctgaatgaaaaaaagttaaaatatttaactttttttattccgTTAAGAGTAACctgttgacatcatccaacataattaaagtgaacttgttatttATAGGTTCAGTTTAGTTATGTGAGATAATATCgtcaacatgttacttttaactgaatagaaataCCACCTTAGTCATTCTTTTAAATACATTAACAAGTAGTTTTCAAgttaaatttacaaattgattaattataaatattattaatttttataaataattaaattcaatattCTCCTACTAAAAAAGACAACTCAAGGAATCGAGAATGTGAAGAGATAAAAGACCATTTCACTGATGTGGATGACTCACACCAACCCCCTTTTCACTTTATTTAGTAACAAAACCAGAAACAATGGAGTTTATAATTGGGGAAGATTCACACACCCCATTTCAGGATTCTTCCTCCAAATGTTGCTGCATTGAACTGTACATCTTACAGACCATGCTTGCTTTTTATTAACATAAACCCATCAATCCACCCACTGACAATACTGAATAATCTTATAGCTTTTAACAGTGGGAGGGTCCTCCCTTCTAAGGCggcaaaattcaaattaattcactaacaTAATTTAAATCCAGCatgttttttatgaatttagATTAAATATAATCGAGTTTAAGTCACATTTGTGTCTATAGGTATAACGTCTTTaataaataagttgttttttgttCAACCCGTGTACCACTTAATAATCTCGTTGATTAACCTAATTATAACTTCAAAATAATACTCGAGGTagcatttaaatttatttttttgacacaCGCACAATTCACTAATACCAATTGCCATCCTTCCTCTCTTTTCCCTCTTCCCCCTCCTTCCTCAGCCTTAATGCTGAGGGAATCGATTGACGACTGATTTGTTGGAGTACTTGTACAGTTGTACCTGAATGACAATGAagaatggataatatttttttaatttattatttttactcaaGTTGACGTTTGGGGGGAATATTGTTGTACAGCTttggaaagaagaagaagaagaggaggaggaagaaggaGGAAAAAGTCTGATTCTTTGCCATTGGTGGTAGCATGGGATGGTGGGCTTTTGGTCTGATGGTACTCGACTGGTTCAAAATGTTTGATATTATTGTCCTCTATAATAGACTGACACATCTGATCAGTTGATGTATGTGAATCTCTTTCCATCTGCTATGAGGGATATGCATGTCTGTTAGAGATAAGGCTTCAAGCCTACAACCTAATAATTTAGTGTAGCCTGCATCATATTTTTGTGCCAGTGGGAACTTGGCTTTATGCCCCCAGAGTTTCTTCCCATATGGGGATTATGATGAAGGTAGATCGATCCTTTCATATCCCATTATTGTAACTTGtaatatattcaaattataaTGTTATTTAGTATTCCTTGGTTGGTTAATTTGGATTTCAATTTAGctctttttttaatctttatatgctACCCAAACAGAGtcttaaataaatttggaaGTAACATATTCTAAATGGAAATACAATCATGTGAGTTGGGTCAGGCCAAGCTCCAGAATTTATAGAAGTGGATCAGAATCTTCTCTGTCAAGAAGTTGTGACAAATTACAATATGGTTTGTGGGTGTTTACTGGTATGGAGTTCAACtgcttttgttttcaaaaag
Above is a genomic segment from Vitis riparia cultivar Riparia Gloire de Montpellier isolate 1030 chromosome 7, EGFV_Vit.rip_1.0, whole genome shotgun sequence containing:
- the LOC117917591 gene encoding probable inactive patatin-like protein 9, which encodes MELSKVTLEIFSKLEQKWLSHCEGSKKTRVLSIDGGGTTAVVAAAALVHLEDQIQLKTGDSHSRIVDFFDVVVGTGIGAVFAAMLTADDGSGRPLFSAKQAVKFLTEKQCEMFKIKHVGVFRRRRRFSGRSMDKVLKEALRREDGKVLTLKDTCKPLLVPCFDLNSSAPFVFSRADASESPSFDFELWKVCRATTATPSMFKPFSLTSVDGKTSCSAVDGGLVMNNPTAAAVTHVLHNKRDFPSVNGVEDLLVLSLGNGSLTDPSRWRLRRDGECSTSTVVDIVLDGVSETVDQMLGNAFCWNRTDYVRIQANGFGIQKVEPRMAEEVLKERGVESLPFGGKRLLTETNGQRIERFVQRLVASGKSSLPPSPVKEAAVSPLVNGR